A genomic window from Calditrichota bacterium includes:
- the mfd gene encoding transcription-repair coupling factor produces MAKVTGLVGALPALIPALVLRQLDLPALVVVPGPAASEEMLDDLAVLVGADAVSFLPPRHLHPFETEPLASGPRNERAEALLRLASGSPAIYVTQPEALLEPSPDRDWVRRNTLRLKIGDDYPRSLLLANLAEAGYRRETVVDLQGQYAVRGGLLDIFPFGHEFPLRIEFDGDSISELRKFDPTTQRSVEKVEQFGLLIGGEVDSHSRSLLDLLPPGALIYWHDREAIETRIEQFLTRAESVGRRGAKDRGAFDSEATPQRLQFHPIKEIFRQAEGFRQVVYPGEIRRSGDILDFAARRPDPYVPAMGSLADYLQRYREAGLTIFGTADTAGECERFEELLTEGGLEGRTVTPALSGGFILKSAGLAVLTLHELWGRRRQRRSHARFRRRSAAFDLSSLNRGDLVVHTDYGIGRYEGLQTIKVRGEYQEVMRIRYQEDVLLYVRVEQFGLVEKFIGSEGAKPVLSRIGGTEWARTKKRTKRALEDMADELLSLYARRKAAVGHSYPSDTHWQSEMEASFEFDDTPDQSTATSEIKADLEAAHPMDRLLCGDVGFGKTEVAIRAAFKVVQESHQVAVLVPTTILAQQHYETFSERLAAYPVKIAALSRFQTSREQKATLSALREGECDIVIGTHRLLSKDVELKRLGLVIIDEEHRFGVRHKERLKQLKTSVDVLTMTATPIPRTLHLALMGARDTSQINTPPALRLPIQTEVHAFSEELIRDAILRETDRNGQVFFVHNRVESISAVKAMLERLVPGLRYAVAHGQMEEEDLERTMLDYMHQRNDVLICTTIIESGIDIPNANTLIVNRADKFGLAQLYQIRGRIGRSSRQAYAYLLTPPRLAMTTEARQRLATLAELTDLGSGMKVAMRDLEIRGAGNLLGSQQSGFINAVGFDLYTKLLEEAVRTVRGDEPDDTNADWETSVEFDGPALLPPDYIDDGDLRYDFYRRLARATDLPEIDRLERDLADRFGPPPLPAGNLLWIARLKLLSRRLRFLTLAINDGFLAAGLILPEAPEDARRKIHQLLTAAKPDEIEFKMTSPVQLIRRFRESDRLKTAVRFLQSLAESSILQG; encoded by the coding sequence TTGGCAAAGGTGACCGGGTTGGTTGGGGCGCTGCCGGCGTTAATACCGGCTCTCGTGCTGCGCCAACTTGACCTGCCCGCACTGGTCGTCGTGCCGGGACCGGCGGCGTCCGAGGAGATGCTCGACGACCTCGCCGTGCTCGTCGGCGCCGACGCAGTCAGTTTCCTTCCGCCGCGGCACCTCCATCCCTTCGAAACAGAGCCGCTCGCGTCCGGTCCGCGAAACGAACGCGCTGAAGCGTTGCTCCGACTCGCCAGCGGCTCGCCGGCGATTTATGTGACCCAGCCCGAAGCGCTACTCGAGCCATCGCCGGATCGCGATTGGGTTCGCCGCAATACATTGCGACTGAAGATCGGCGATGACTACCCCCGCTCGCTTTTGCTCGCCAATCTTGCCGAAGCCGGCTACCGTCGCGAGACCGTCGTCGATCTGCAAGGCCAATATGCCGTGCGTGGAGGGCTGCTCGATATCTTCCCCTTCGGGCACGAATTTCCGCTCCGAATCGAGTTTGACGGCGACTCCATTTCGGAACTGCGTAAGTTCGACCCAACGACCCAGCGCAGCGTTGAAAAGGTGGAACAGTTTGGACTGCTCATCGGTGGCGAGGTGGATTCGCACAGTCGGTCGCTGCTCGATCTTCTCCCCCCCGGAGCGCTCATCTACTGGCACGACCGGGAGGCTATCGAAACTCGCATTGAGCAGTTTTTAACTCGCGCCGAATCCGTCGGACGTCGTGGCGCAAAGGATAGGGGCGCTTTCGACTCGGAAGCGACTCCTCAAAGGCTGCAATTTCATCCCATAAAAGAGATATTCCGGCAGGCTGAGGGCTTCCGGCAGGTCGTCTATCCTGGTGAAATCCGTCGCTCGGGCGACATCCTTGACTTTGCTGCCCGCCGTCCCGATCCATACGTTCCCGCCATGGGCAGTTTGGCCGATTACCTGCAGCGATATCGGGAAGCCGGCCTTACGATCTTCGGAACCGCAGACACTGCCGGCGAGTGCGAGCGATTCGAGGAACTGCTGACGGAAGGGGGGCTCGAAGGTCGCACGGTCACACCGGCACTATCGGGCGGGTTCATTCTCAAGTCCGCCGGCCTTGCGGTGCTGACGCTTCATGAATTGTGGGGCCGTCGCCGACAGCGACGCAGCCACGCGCGCTTTCGCAGGCGCAGCGCGGCATTCGATCTTTCCTCCCTTAATCGCGGTGATCTGGTCGTCCACACCGACTACGGTATTGGTCGCTACGAAGGACTGCAAACGATCAAGGTGCGCGGTGAGTATCAGGAAGTGATGCGCATCCGGTATCAGGAAGACGTCCTGCTCTATGTGCGGGTTGAGCAGTTCGGTTTGGTCGAGAAATTCATCGGTTCGGAAGGCGCCAAGCCGGTTCTCTCACGCATCGGCGGCACCGAATGGGCGCGCACCAAGAAACGGACGAAAAGGGCGCTCGAGGATATGGCCGATGAACTGCTGTCGCTTTACGCCCGGCGTAAGGCAGCGGTCGGTCATTCCTATCCTTCCGACACTCATTGGCAGTCCGAAATGGAGGCGTCGTTCGAGTTCGACGACACTCCCGATCAATCCACCGCCACGAGCGAAATCAAAGCCGACCTTGAAGCAGCACACCCAATGGACCGGCTGCTCTGTGGTGATGTCGGCTTTGGCAAGACCGAGGTTGCCATTCGCGCCGCCTTCAAAGTCGTTCAGGAGAGTCATCAGGTTGCGGTATTGGTTCCGACGACGATTCTTGCCCAGCAGCATTACGAGACCTTCAGCGAACGACTCGCCGCCTATCCGGTCAAAATCGCGGCTCTTTCGCGGTTCCAAACCTCGCGTGAACAGAAGGCGACTCTATCTGCGCTCAGGGAGGGCGAGTGCGACATCGTCATCGGGACGCACCGGCTATTGTCGAAGGATGTAGAACTGAAACGTCTTGGGCTGGTGATCATCGATGAGGAGCATCGCTTCGGCGTCCGGCACAAAGAGCGCCTCAAGCAACTAAAAACCTCGGTCGATGTGCTTACGATGACTGCGACACCGATTCCGCGGACGCTGCATCTCGCGCTCATGGGCGCACGTGACACCTCACAGATCAATACCCCTCCAGCGCTGAGGCTTCCGATTCAGACCGAAGTCCACGCCTTCTCCGAAGAGTTGATTCGCGATGCGATCCTGCGCGAGACTGACCGCAACGGCCAGGTCTTCTTTGTCCATAACCGGGTCGAGTCGATATCCGCGGTGAAAGCGATGCTCGAGCGCCTTGTGCCGGGACTGCGCTATGCCGTCGCGCATGGGCAGATGGAGGAGGAAGATCTCGAGCGGACGATGCTCGACTATATGCACCAGCGTAATGACGTCTTGATTTGCACTACAATCATCGAGTCTGGCATCGACATCCCGAATGCCAATACACTAATAGTCAACCGCGCTGACAAGTTCGGTCTGGCACAACTTTATCAAATCCGGGGTCGGATCGGCCGGTCGAGCCGGCAAGCCTATGCTTATCTACTGACACCCCCGCGCCTGGCGATGACCACCGAAGCCCGACAACGCCTCGCAACTTTGGCGGAACTGACCGACCTCGGCAGCGGGATGAAGGTGGCAATGCGCGACCTCGAAATTCGCGGAGCAGGGAATCTGCTCGGTTCACAGCAATCGGGGTTCATCAACGCGGTGGGTTTCGATCTATATACGAAACTTCTTGAGGAAGCGGTCCGGACGGTGCGCGGCGACGAACCCGATGACACTAATGCCGACTGGGAGACGTCGGTCGAGTTTGACGGACCCGCACTTCTGCCTCCGGACTACATCGACGACGGCGACCTGAGGTATGACTTCTACCGCCGGTTGGCACGTGCGACCGACCTACCCGAAATCGACCGTTTGGAGCGGGATCTGGCAGACCGCTTTGGGCCGCCGCCGCTTCCGGCGGGGAACCTGTTGTGGATCGCGCGGTTAAAGTTGTTGTCGCGTCGCCTTCGCTTTCTGACTCTGGCTATAAACGACGGTTTCCTGGCGGCGGGACTGATCCTCCCTGAAGCGCCGGAGGATGCCCGTCGCAAAATCCATCAACTCCTGACTGCGGCCAAGCCGGACGAGATCGAATTCAAAATGACCTCACCAGTGCAGTTAATCCGGCGGTTTCGTGAGTCCGACCGACTTAAAACCGCGGTCAGGTTCTTGCAGAGCCTTGCCGAGTCATCTATATTACAAGGTTAG
- a CDS encoding peptidyl-prolyl cis-trans isomerase has translation MLILFANGCRPVEQGDTEPPLARVGDQILTRTELQAWEAAIHTEPVTEQMRTAFIRAWVENAALVYAAGERGLHDDAWVATRADDLQRQLLVARLIELESSASQSISIARLRDYYAKHATEFVWPETRLVVEYWQSSNRQALEARRETLTGARPGPAQPGEFETVSQGSLTISEVSDTAGSLYRTLHNLPLGGISNIRQLSHNFFLFRLLKRHDKGTPQHFEDVSDVIARRVEAVERSSLRHELASRMVEDLRRRGKLEWNPPRNAVDEQ, from the coding sequence TTGCTGATTCTGTTTGCCAACGGCTGCCGGCCGGTTGAACAGGGCGACACCGAACCGCCTTTAGCCCGGGTCGGCGACCAAATCCTGACCCGGACTGAACTGCAAGCATGGGAGGCGGCTATCCATACCGAGCCGGTTACCGAGCAGATGCGCACGGCATTTATCAGGGCTTGGGTCGAAAACGCCGCGCTGGTCTATGCTGCCGGTGAAAGAGGGCTTCACGACGACGCCTGGGTGGCAACGCGCGCCGATGACCTGCAGCGGCAACTTCTGGTGGCACGGCTGATCGAATTGGAAAGCAGCGCCTCCCAGAGCATTAGTATTGCCCGATTAAGAGACTACTATGCCAAGCACGCTACCGAATTCGTCTGGCCCGAAACCCGGCTTGTTGTCGAATACTGGCAGTCGTCGAACCGGCAGGCTCTCGAAGCCCGACGCGAGACTTTAACCGGTGCCCGTCCCGGTCCGGCTCAACCGGGAGAATTCGAGACTGTGTCGCAAGGAAGTCTGACGATTTCAGAAGTATCCGATACCGCCGGATCGCTTTACCGCACGCTTCATAATCTTCCTTTGGGGGGTATTTCCAACATCCGACAACTGAGTCATAACTTCTTCCTCTTTCGTCTTCTGAAACGGCATGATAAGGGCACTCCGCAGCACTTCGAAGACGTGAGCGACGTCATCGCCCGTCGCGTTGAAGCCGTGGAGCGCAGCAGCCTGAGGCATGAACTGGCAAGCCGCATGGTCGAAGACCTGAGACGACGCGGCAAGTTGGAATGGAATCCTCCCCGTAACGCAGTGGACGAACAATGA
- a CDS encoding NYN domain-containing protein: MYRIAILIDGNNFYKGCQLNFSRTDIDFRKFGLKICNAVGGDLLRIYYYNAHVSKTLDPLGYQRQQKFFDNLRATQFVTLKLGHLVYHRLRSEQGFSSQYFPTEKGIDVQIAVDMVRFGLLKSCEAIVLVSGDSDYIYAVRFAKDLGCNIFVASFPLGGSRELQNEGDGHILLDRAFIQDCLIRSDDRKAKSEEPRTKVEEAEEEISIPPILPIEEEVVDSALEESERASE, from the coding sequence ATGTATCGTATCGCGATTCTGATTGACGGAAATAACTTCTACAAAGGCTGCCAACTCAACTTCAGCCGCACCGACATCGACTTCCGCAAGTTTGGTCTGAAGATCTGTAATGCGGTAGGCGGCGACCTGTTACGGATCTACTACTATAACGCTCATGTGTCCAAGACGCTCGATCCGCTCGGCTACCAGCGGCAGCAGAAGTTCTTCGACAATCTCCGCGCGACGCAGTTCGTAACCTTGAAGTTAGGGCATCTAGTCTATCATCGCCTGCGCAGCGAGCAAGGCTTCTCTTCACAATACTTTCCGACCGAGAAGGGAATCGACGTCCAGATCGCGGTCGATATGGTGCGATTCGGTCTCCTCAAGTCGTGCGAGGCGATCGTTCTGGTGAGCGGTGACAGCGACTACATCTATGCCGTTCGATTCGCCAAAGACCTCGGATGCAACATCTTCGTGGCATCGTTTCCGCTGGGAGGCTCGCGGGAACTGCAAAACGAAGGCGACGGGCACATCTTGCTCGACCGCGCCTTCATCCAGGACTGCCTGATCCGTTCCGACGATAGAAAAGCGAAGAGCGAAGAACCAAGAACGAAGGTCGAAGAAGCCGAGGAGGAGATCTCCATTCCACCGATTCTGCCGATCGAAGAGGAGGTCGTCGATTCAGCGCTGGAGGAAAGTGAGCGCGCGAGCGAGTAG